The window CGAAATTTTAGTACGATGTTTGTTTCATCTGCTGTATATATGCTCTCGGAAACTCCATTGACATGCAATATATCATCTAGCTTATTGTATGATTGACAGATCCTTCGAGGATGGCTGCCCCAGTTGTCCCGAGTTTGATTGCCAATGAACCTCTTAATGAGCACAACTACAAAGAATGGAAACTTCGCGTCAAAACCTATTTACAAGCTAAAGGTCTTTATAGTGTTGTAAAGGATGCCAGTGATCCTCCTCAAAAAGGCAGATATAAACGTGAGGCTTGGCAAAAGACCAACGCTGAGGCTCTGCATGCAATTCATCTTTGTTGCGGGAACGATGCCTTTCAAGTTATCAAGGGTGTGAAGTTAGCCCACAATGCTTGGGATGCTTTAAAAAGCGAATTTGATCACTCAGGTAAGTACATAAGGAAACATCTATCTTCATCCGATTTCCAAATGAAAAATGAAAAAAAGCAATTAACCTACTGTTTTTGGACTAGATCGATTACTTGATCAAAAGAAGATCGATCAGTTTAGTTTAGTCCACCGAATACCTTACTAGCCTTGATGAGAAAAATCCGGATGATGATGTAGTCCAACAAATCCAAAATCCAGTTGAACTTCAAACTAAACTAAACATCACGATTCATTTTCATATGACGAGAGATTGATCTTCAAAGTGATCAACGATGACTCCTAAGGCTTTACTGATACTGAGTTAACGAAAGAATTGCAGGAGAACGTACTGAAGAATAAAGATATTGAGACAGAAAACGAACCGGAAAAGGAAGCAACTGAAGGCACGTGATGTATCTTAGATCGATCCTCAGAGACTTCTTTTAATATTCTAATCCGGACTAAAACATTATGACATAAATTGTTCAATATATAGAAGAAAAAAAGTTCACTGAAATTGTTCCTAGCTGTCAAAGTAAACTGGAATGGATGATTACATATATAATAATTAAAGATCAAGGACTTCATTTTCAGGCGACTTTCAAAGTGATCATGATGCTCAGCCAGAGGAAGTAAGAGAAGCTGATGAACCAAAAGAAGTGGATAAAGGTATTGATTCATTGTTTAATTTGCCAACCCTAGTCATAACTAAATTTGCTTAATTTTACCATAGGATTTTAATTGGGTGATGTATATGTCACGGCCTAGGCTCTAAGTGAGCTGCAAAAATATGGTTCATCTAGCAGCACTATTGTTACTAATGATTTTTATTGCAGCATGCAGCTAATCAAGTTTTCACTTAATCACTTTCAGTTTGATATGCTTGGCATATATGCAGGAGATGGAGATGACAACAGTCGCAATGACAACACAAACGCTGAAGTAGTTAACTATGAAGATTTTTTTGGTGCTGTGAAAGATCATAAGTGGGATACTGTGGTGGCAGACGTGACCGGTTATAATTGAGAGAGGTGGGCCAGACGTCATTGAATCTTAGTTGTCTGCTATCAGAAAAGTAGGTTGATGATCGAGGATAAGATCAGAGAATCAAGAACCCCATTCCACAACTTACTCACTCTCCCACTTCCACAGGTACTACTGCATTTCTCTGATCAACAGACACAGAATCTCAATAACGCCTTGCAGTTTGCAACTTAACTCATCTCATTTGTTTGTACGTGTTTTCTTCTTGACAGAGATCAAGAGCATATGGCAGGATTGGCAGCTGCTGCGGCCGTCCCCAGTGGTATCGTTCTTAAAGTTTTAACCGCAAATAACTATGAAGATTGGAGTTTTCGGGTCAAAACTTATTTGCTGGCCAAGGGTCTTTGGAAGGTGGTCGAATCCGCCAAGGAACCTCCTAGGGTAGAAGGTGGTGATGAGGCCGAGTTTGAGGCTTGGAATGAGAAGAATGCAGAGGCTTTGCATGCTATTCATATTTCTTGCGGGGAAGATATCTTTCCTTTTATCCGGGGCATCGACACCGCTAAAGCTGCCTGGAATACTTTGGAAAAGAAATTGAAGCCCGCTGGATCTAGACTACCAAAAAGAGAAGGTATACGTACAACTCAAAATAAACCAAACGGTATTGGGCTACTTGAATCTTTATTTAATCGGTACTTTATAATCAACTTCAATTTCAAAACAATCATTTTAGAATTTAGACTTAACTTTTGATATGTTTGTTACAAAAAGAATTAAAAAAGAGATTTAGAAAAGCCGAAAAAGGAAAGTGTACCTAATTCTATTGAAGAAAGTCAAGAAACTTTGCAAGCTTTATAACGAAAACATGTAGTATCGTTGATAACTGATCCTAAACTTAATTTTGAGCTCCGACTCTTATATTAATGATGTAAAACCATAGTTGCAAAGTAGTCGGATCAAGTACAAATTACATTACCGGATGGAAAAATTATTATTTGTACCCAGAACACCACGTAACATTTGGTCATCTCAAATGCTATTGGTCTAAGTGTTCTTATCTTATTTCTAATTGGTCCATTTATTTACTTTTACTATACTCTTTTTTTCACCCCATGTTGGTCCCCACATGAATTAGAGTTATATCATTGGCTAGGAAGATCAAATGACAGTGTCACGTAGTGTTCCGGGTACATGGAATAATTACTCAGAGTTGGTGTATTTAGATTCTTTATTCTTTAAATTTTGATCTAGTTTTACAAAAATAAAACAAAATTCAAAATTCAAAAGTCAATAAAAATGAAAGTAAATCATATTGCTGCCATCAACTACTCATTTGCTATCTGAAAACATATGATATTGGATCATTCTAAAACAGTCCGGGCAAAACTTTTCCTTGATAAAAAAAATTCAAATTGTAAAGATAATATTTTTGCAATCCAAAATCAGATCATGAGATTAAATAGCCACTGATCTGAGAAGAGGAGGAGAAGCTTATTTAACTTTTTATATGGACTAGTGCTTATATATGATCTTATTTTATATATCCCTGGCCTAAACTATTTGACTATCCTCCGTCCCTGTATACCTAACTCTCTCCATATTATTGTTCAATTTGAGCCATCTGACGTCCCATTTCCATAGTCATCCTTATGCAATATCAAATGGGAGCACTTGAAAATTAGTTTGCTATATTTTCTTAATATAAGTGGGGCGTTAGCCTGAATTGATATCTACATGAAGAAGAGCGAGAGATGCATTAAAAAAGAATCTTGCAGTCCTTCAAATAAGAAAAAAGACTGCAAAGATGGTTTGTACGTAAAAATCTCAAACTGGATGGACAAGAACCTTTGCATTGTTTTTCAGACCCAACAAACTTGTTTGATGTTGGTTCAATCACAACTCGCATCTTCTTAATCTTTAATTTGCCAAGTCTTTTAATACAAACGAAGACGCAAATGGGAAATGAAAAAACAAATAAAAAACACGATTCTTTTATCTATAAATCAGAGGTAAGGGTACTGCATTTCCTGCACATAGAACTCAGACGTTAACTACAGATCGATTTCCGAAGATAGCCAGCCTATCGGATCAGTGAGTAATATATTGTGTTTCAATTCCCTCTAAATTAATTTCCTTGCTTGATTTCACTTGTATATATGCTCTCGGAAACTCCATTGACATGCAATTTATTATCTAGCTTATTGTATGAATATGATTGATAGATTGTTCGAGCATGGCTGCCCCAGTTGTCCCGAGTTTGATTGTCAATGAACTTCTTAATAAGCACAACTACGAAGATTGGAATGTTCGCGTCAGAACCTATTTAGTAGCTAAAGGTCTCTGGAGTGTTGTAGAAGATGCCACTGATCCTCCTCTCAAAGGCAAATATAAACGTGAGGCTTGGGAAAAGACCAACGCCGAGGCTCTGCATGCAATTCATCTTTGTTGCGGGAATGATGCCTTTAATGTTATCAGGGACGAAGAGAGAGCCCACGAAGCCTGGATTGCTTTAAGAAAATTTCGTTACTCAGGTAAGTACATATGGAAACATCTATTTTCGTTCGAGATAAGTTGTTCCAGATAAGTTGCAAAGATAAAAATAGAACTAATTTCAGTTTACCCCCATTAACTTTAGGTGGATCATCATGTTAGTCATTATTCTTTCAATTTCATCAAAAACACCTCTCGAGTCTCAATTTTCATCAGCCGCGCATGTCCAAACCTCTAATCTCCATCTAATTCTTCTGTCAAGTGATGACTTGATATCAAGAAGAAAGTCAAATTCCGAAAGTAACCTTTCAGACCATTTTTCTCCCATATCGATACACATCTCCGTTCCCATCATAACCCCTAACCTTAACCTTAGTGATTTTAATGAGATTGAATGCAATTTGTCTATTTTTCCCTTTTTCTATAAGCCTAGTGACTTCAAATTTGGTTTTTTTCTTAATACCACGTCATCACATGACGAGAAATTGTATGGAAATCAGAAGTTTGGACACGGCTGATGAAAATTAGAAGTCGAGATGTGTTTTTGATGAAATTGAAAGAAAATAGACTAACATGATGTTCGACCTAAAGTTGATGGGGGTAAACTGAAATTAGTCCATAAAAATAAGTGTTATTCATGTATTATTGTATCATATATGGTTTATAACTACTTTTATTTGATAACATATTGTGCGAGAAAGTTTAGGGAAGTTACAAAATCTAGCTAACAATGTTAAAGGAATTGGCTAAACATATAAGATTACAATTGAAGAATCCTGATAATTAATGATGTTTTCCAACAAATACAAATCAAATTGAACTTATTTATAACTTAACATCACGATTCCATTTCATATGACTGGAGATTTGATCTTAAAGTGATGATGACACCTCAGGCGATACTACTGATACTGAGTCAACGAAAGAATTGGAGGAGAAAGAAGATGTTGAGACAGAAAATGAAGTTGAAAAAGAAGTTGAGAAAGAAGCAACTGATAAAGGTAATGTATCGTAGAACCTAGCAATCGATCACTTCTTTTTATATATTCTAACCTGCAGTACAACAAAAGATCATTCAATAGAAGGAAAGTTCATTGAAGGATTAAAATGTTTTCCCATCAGATAAAGTAAATTTGAGTGGTCGATCACATGTATTAATTAAAATCAAGGATTTCATTTTCAGGCGATCATCAAAGTGATCATGATGATCAACCAAAGGAAGTACTAGAAGAAGCTGATGAACTAGAAGAAGTGGATGAAGGTATTGATTTATTGTTTCCAAGCTATTGCTTTACCATATATAGGATTATGTTATATCACACCTAGTTTAGCTGCAAAGTGAGTTCTCCTAATTTTATTTCTTTTTAACGAGAAAACGAGTTCTCTTAATAATAATATAGATAAGGGTAAATGGATGAATTGGCACGCATGCAGGAGAAGGAGATGGAGATGAGAACAGTGGCAACGACAACACTGACAACGATGCAGTTGATTATGAAGATTTGTTTCGTGCTGCGAAACATTCTAAGTGGGATTTAGTGATGGACTTAATTAAAAAACATCCCAAGGCAGTACAAGAAACCGCTCCAACAGACGAAGAGAAGACAGTTCTTCATTATGCAGTCGAAGATATGAGAGTGGATATCGTACAACAGTTGATGCCGCTTATCAAAGACGAAGATGACTTGGACAGATGGGACAGTGAATGTTATTCAGCTCTTGAATATTGTTATATGTTGCCTGATAAAGATGAAATGGTTGAAATAGCTAAATGCTTGGTTCAAAAGAAGAGAGAGCTAAGTGCAAGTAGTTTCGATGATCCGTTTTTACTTGTCGAAGCTTTCACGAAAGGCAGACCTAAACTGGCTGACTATCTCTTCAACGTCACTGAATTCGAAACTGACGATCCTCACGCCGCTCAACTTATTTCCCTCAGTTTTAGCACCAAAAGATTTGGTAAGATTGAATTATATATAAGATAGTTTATGAATAACTTTTGCCACAACTTAAATCTTCATATATTTTACATCATAACTGTACTGTGGTTATGTTCTTCGATTGCACTCTAGATATCGCGTGCAAATTGATTCAGCAAAACCCAAGGTTGGCCATTGCTGAAGACTTCTCTGGAAATTCCCCGTTGAACGAATTGGCATGTACACCTTCTGCATTCTTAAGTGGAAGCCGGCTCAAATTTTGGGAAAAATGGATTTATCATGGTTAGTATTGTTTTCATTCCATCTTAATTAGTAGTAATATGTTTTTTTCTTTTCTTTTTTAATTAAACTCCACAATTTTGATAGTTCTAGACTTCTAGTCTTCTAGACGTACATATATAATTAAGCGGTGAACGACCAATAGACTTAATTTAGTTCTTATATATATTCTTCTTCGATTTTTTTTTTGAAAGTATATATTCTTCTTCGATTGTTCAACGGCCATGGTTTATAGTATCTCGATCTTCTTCTTCTTCAAAAAAAAAAAAAAAAAAGAAAAAAAAAAAAAAGATTGATCATTTCCATTGATTGCCACAAGCAGCAGTATAAAGCATTTNNNNNNNNNNNNNNNNNNNNNNNNNNNNNNNNNNNNNNNNNNNNNNNNNNNNNNNNNNNNNNNNNNNNNNNNNNNCAAACTTAGATTAAACCAATGGATGAACATAATTATGTCAAACTTGAACCGTTTATGTTTATAATAGAAAAACGCAGTTTTTGAGTGCCTTAATGATAACTAAATTGGCTAAACTTTTGCAGAGATGATCTATATATTAGTATCTAAAGACTAGACGGTGGAGATGTGAAAATTCGATGGAAAAGTGAGTCTAAAATGGAAATCTGCACCGTAAGAATAAATACGAACGTGTGTAGCAGAGAATGACTATATATATATGTATGTATGTGTGTATCAGAAATATCGTAGTAAATAATGATAGGGCTACGTACTGTATGTATATGAAATTAACAGATTATTTCAAGAGCTGTTGTACAGGTTGGATTTGGAATGTTCCAGCCATGTTTCAAGGATCAATAATGGAGAATTTCTGCAAGATTTTTGGTATGCCACACTGACGCTTGTGACTTTTTGCTTCGTTTTTTTTTTTTGGCCAACATATTCATATAATTATATGATTATATATGATGCTAAAATTTCATATTGCATGCTTTCAATGTCAAACCCAGGGATCAGTCGTATCTATGAAATGAAAGTGAACCATTTCCGTGTCCATGAAATCTTAGTTTGCATGTGTAAAGTATTAACGAGAGAAAAGAAGAAAGAACTGTGGGAGGATAATAAGCAAGCTGAATTCGTGGAAGCAGCTATGTTCCAAGCAGCAGAAAGAGGGCTTGTTGAGTTTCTTACTGAAATATTAAAAGTAAATCCATATTTGGCACAAATCAAAAATAAAAAGGGCCAAAACCTATTTCAAGTTGCAGTCGAGTGTCGTCAAGCAGAAGTTTTTAATCTTATACATGGGTTTAACCAAGACAACAGAAAAGCTTGTATGAGTATGAAAGATGGTGATGATAACAATATGCTACATATGATGGGAATTTCATCGCCATCTTCACAAACCAATCGTATCCGTGGTGCGGCTTTGCAAATGCAAAATGAGTTACAATGGTTCAAGGTTAGATTGACCTGTAACTATCTACCAACTAATATATTTACTTGATATATAGCCTCATACAACAACCTTACAGCAAATCTTTCCATTATTTCTTGTGAAGATGAAAATTATCAGCAGATGAAATCATTTAGGATGATTTTTTCATTAGATAAATAAAATTTACTTGAAACAATCCTAAAAAAGAAGGTAGCTAGGAATTGGTACGAATTGGCAGATAGAAATTATTTAGGATTACTTTTTTTTTCTTTTATCTCAAAGATAAAGTCACAACTGTAATAAAGCTAGCTAACTGGTGTTGTACTTATGGCTGTATAGGAGTTGGAGCGCATGGCTAGTCCGGAGGATCTTGAAGCCGAAAACGATACTCTTGATATGACACCGCGTGAATTTTTCTCCAAGAACCATACAGAATTGGTGAAAGAAGGAGAAAAGTCGATGAAAGACACAGCAACATCTTGTACAGTTGTAGGTGCTCTCATTGTTACCATGATGTTTGCTGTTGCATTCACACTTCCTACTCCTCTGAAAGATAATAGTACTCCGCCACTCCTATATAGAAGGGCATTCAGGGTTTTTATAATTGCAGACGCAATATCACTCTTTACTTCCACTACTTCAGTCGTGCTATTTCTGGGAATCCTCACTTCACGTTATGCAGAAGATGATTTCCTCAGTTCTTTGCCTCGAAAAATGATATTGGGACTTCTGACCCTTTTTCTCTCTGTTGCCGCCATGGTAATTGTTTTCGCCTCTGCCCTTTTTATTATCCTGCCATCAGACACATGGATCGCTCTTCCTACAACTCTACTTGCTGGTATTCCAATTGCCTCATTTATATGGATGCAATTTCCCTTTCTTGTGGAGATCTTTTATTCAACTTATATAAGAAGATTATTCGACAAGAAAGTGCATGTGAAATTAAACGTTGGCAAATTAGTGCGTTAGAGTCTGATGTTATTTGATACGTTTAGCTTTGGATTTGCCATTTTGAAGAAGCTTGTAAGAAAAAAAAGACGTTGTGCTTGTTTGATGTTGTAATAAAATCCCAACTCCAAGTTGTGTTTGATTTGAGTTAGTCAATTACTGGGGTGATGGATGACTTCAATTATATAATGTGATGACCTTGCTTTGCATGTTAACATTTACTTGATTTGCATACAGCAATTAACATTGTAATTAAGTGCTAATTATTAAATCATGTTAATAGAAAACCCTATGAGAACTTCGCAGGACACAGCAACAATGCCGGTTCCACCGCCAACGATCTTGACCGCAGTTTCTATCAACATTTACGCCATTGTGTGGAATGTCATAGGAGGGATAGTCGTAACACAAGTGATGCACTCGAGTTTCTTAAACAAAATCCACACCTTATAAGAGGACTAAGGCATCCATCATCCGACATTCCAGCTCTTCACTTCGCAGTCTTGAGAGATAATTTGGTTATTGTAAAGGAACGGGTGCGATTAATGAAAGAGGAAGATTTGGAAGAAATATTAGATTCATCTAGTCGTACTGTCATTTGTTGTGTTATCGACCGTTTAAGTGATTTTAGTTGATAACATTCACGTGTCAATATTAAATTAAAAAATAGAATCACGTCAGACCACTAAATGGTCATCCCGTAGCACTGAAAAGTCTCGACCTGTTCCAGGATCTTCACCTAAACAGACCATTTATTTTGCTAATCATCAAAAATGAAGGAAAGTCGTCTTTATAAAACAATGTTCCAAATCAGTGTGGCATTTTGCATTTGCTTGAGTGGACCTTGGGCCTGCCGTCATCCAATAAACACGTACAAATGGGCCTATTACTTCCAAAATGGGCCGTTCTCCGCCATCTTTCGTCTACGAGAGCTCGATTACGCTCTGGAATTTCTGTCTGCTCGCAGATGTGGAGCACCACTGGATCATCACTGGTACGTTCAACCTTCTACTTCGCTTTCACCGAACCCTAATCATTCTCAATGACCTATCCCCTCTCGATTCTCCGATCACCATCCACGATCGAATCTTCTCCTCTTTTAATTTGCCAAAGATTCCAAATCCTCTTCTGCATTCTTTGTTTTCTTCACGCAAAATTGCGCAACTTCGATTTCGTACACAGAGCTCTGTTTAGGTCCTTTTTCTCTCATTTCTGTGTTTTTGAGCTGCATATCGTTTGGGCTCGTGCGCTCGAACCAGAGCCTGTGACCTTTTATTTAGCAAGGTTCGTGATCCAATCACAATGTTGTAATTTTTTGCCTTTCAGTTTCGCAATTACTGAATATTACCAGTTTTTTTTTTTTTTTTTTTTTTTTTAATCTTAGTTAGTGTTATTGACCTTGAAAATTAATCTGCTTTCAATTTCAATTCTCGGTAGGATTAGTCCTATTTTTCGTTCTCTCCAGGTGAATTGGACTAGGATGGGCTTCCATTTATTTTTCCTCGACTGCATAATTACAAAAGAAGGCGAAGGAGCTAGACAAAGTTGGCAATATTGGCAGACATGACCGGTAATAATTGAGCGAGGTGGGCCGGACTTCTTTGAAACTTTAGAAAGGTAAGTTGACGATGGAGGATAAATAAAATCAGAGAATCAAGAACCCCATCCACAACTTACTCACTTTCCCACTTCCAGAGGTACTACTGCATTTCTCTGATCTACATACACAGAATCTCTATTACGCCTGCAACTGCTACTTAACTCATCTCAATTGTTTGTGTTTTCTTCTTGACAGATCGAGAGCATATGGCAGCTACGGTGGCCGTCCCCAGTGCTATCGTCCTTAAAGTTTTAACCACAAATAACTATGAAGATTGGAGTTTTCGGGTCAGAACCTATTTGCTGGCCAAGGGTCTTTGGAAGGTGGTCGAATCCGCCATGGAACCTTCTGATGGTGATGAGGCCGATTTTGAAGCTTGGAGTAAGAACAATGCAGAGGCTTTGCATGCTATTCATATTACTTGCGGGGAAGATATCTTTCCTTTTATCCGGGGCATCGACACAGCTAAAGCTGCCTGGAATACTTTGGAAAAGAAATTGAAGCCCGCTGGACTACCAAAAAGAGAAGGTACGTACATCTCAGAATAAACCGATCAAGGAAAACATATAGGGTCTGTATTTGTCATCGTACATTATCAGGTAGTGGATTTTCATTTTTCTTGATTCATTTATAGACTTGGTGGAAATTATCCTTTTTTCTGATTATTGTCCAGATGCGAGATCTGAGCATCAGTCCCCAATGGATGGTGAGCTACAGCTAAAAGACCTCAAACCAGAACCAGTAGTAGAAGGTATCATCTCGATCGACCCTCCTATAGTTGTAGAAGGTATCATCTCGATCGACCCTCCTATACTTCTTTCCCACGGTGCTCGTAGTTTATTTGTTTATTTGGACAGAAGGCTTTTTTGGTTCCTTGAGAGAATGACGTCAGAGTCTTTATAACAAAATAAAAATAAAAAGGAAGTGAAATTCACACATTCTAAATTGTAATGCACACACCTATTTTCTATTTTTAGTAACTTAAATTTTGTCTTTGATGACTTAAATTTTGTCTTCATATGAGAATAATTACTAAAATAAAAAGTTGATGTGTAAATTACAATTTAAAGTGTGTGGATTTCACATCCCAAATAAAATGTCAATTGCAAACATGACTTACCTGGAAGGGCAATCAATTTCGGCAGGATGCAACAACAATGCCAGTTCCACCACCAATGATCTTGACCGCGGCTCCTATCAACATTTCTTTGATTGTGTGGAATATTATTGGAGGGGTAACAACGAAAGTGAAGCACTCGAGTTTCTTAAACAATATCCACACCCAATAAGAGAACTAAGACATCCATCATCCAACTTTCCAGCTCTTCACTTTGCAGCCTCTGAGGGTAATTTGATTATTGTAAAAGAGTTGGTGCGATTAATGACAGAGGAAGACTTGGAAGAAATACTGGATCCTTCTGGTCGTACAGCTATTTGTTGTGCTATTGAAAATCTAGCTACACTGGAAACTGTAAAACTCATGATTGAAAAGAACAAGAAGTTACTTAGCATTGTTGATCCTTCCACCAATATGATTCCGCTTGTCATTGCTCATGGAGTAAAATGGTACAGAGTTGACGTGGTTAAGTATCTGCATTCTGTCACTCCGCTCGAAACTCTCAATGCTCACCAAGCAGCCCAAATTATTTCTCAAGCTTTTGTTCTTAAAAGATTCGGTAAGTAAGATTTTCACTTACTCGATCATCAATTCATCATTTCATCATATATAACTAATTTGATGTCTCCTAGCAATTAGTGAGTCTGCCAGTCTGGTAGTCTTAATTTCTACAACAAACATATTTTTTTCTAGAGTGTGTTTATATCTTTCTCATGTTATATTTATTTTCTTTTTTGACTTTATTATAGATATTTCGTGGGATTTAATCCAGTGCTACCCAAGTTTGGGTATTACTAAAGACTTGTCCGGAAAATATCCTTTGAATAGATTGGCTGAGAGCATGAAATGGGAACATTTATTTTTGAGTGAAAGCGGACTCAACTTCTGGGAACAATGGATTTATGACCGTAACTAGTCTACCATATTTTTCTCTTCTTTTTGATTAAGCTTCTGTCCACTACTCATATATCCAAGGTGCCTAAATTTTTGTGTTTTCACATATATATCTTGATACAGGTATAGTCATACCACCTTCTCCAAAAATAGATGATATCAGTACCATAAACGTTAATGACCCAGAAAATCACAAATGTAATCAAAGGTGTCTCATTCACTCGGGTATGTTTACCTAATTCACAACGAGTACAACAACATATGCTCATTGCCATCGATCTTTTATTCGATATCTCTTCATGTCGTTACAACTATATGTTCACATATTTGTTCCTTGAATTTTTACATTTGCAGTTACCAGTTTATTCAGACGATTTTTCGGAGGACTTTTGGGTATGATAGGTTACCGCACATCCATGATTTTCCCATTTAATTGTGTGTTACTTACCAAATTATCTATATATACGTTGTTAATTGTATATTGTCTTCATGGTTAATGTAGGAATCAGTCGCATACAACGTATGAAATTGGTACATGCCCAAGTTCATGAATTTTTACATTGCATGTGTGAAGTGATGAAAAATAAAGATGTTACTCAAATACAAGATGATAGCCTTCTTCGGTCAGCCATTTTCCGAGCAGTAGAACAAGGAAAAGCTGAGTTCATCACTCATATATGTAGTGCAAATCCA of the Fragaria vesca subsp. vesca linkage group LG6, FraVesHawaii_1.0, whole genome shotgun sequence genome contains:
- the LOC101305098 gene encoding uncharacterized protein LOC101305098 → MAGLAAAAAVPSGIVLKVLTANNYEDWSFRVKTYLLAKGLWKVVESAKEPPRVEGGDEAEFEAWNEKNAEALHAIHISCGEDIFPFIRGIDTAKAAWNTLEKKLKPAGSRLPKREDCSSMAAPVVPSLIVNELLNKHNYEDWNVRVRTYLVAKGLWSVVEDATDPPLKGKYKREAWEKTNAEALHAIHLCCGNDAFNVIRDEERAHEAWIALRKFRYSGDTTDTESTKELEEKEDVETENEVEKEVEKEATDKGDHQSDHDDQPKEVLEEADELEEVDEGEGDGDENSGNDNTDNDAVDYEDLFRAAKHSKWDLVMDLIKKHPKAVQETAPTDEEKTVLHYAVEDMRVDIVQQLMPLIKDEDDLDRWDSECYSALEYCYMLPDKDEMVEIAKCLVQKKRELSASSFDDPFLLVEAFTKGRPKLADYLFNVTEFETDDPHAAQLISLSFSTKRFDIACKLIQQNPRLAIAEDFSGNSPLNELACTPSAFLSGSRLKFWEKWIYHG
- the LOC101315069 gene encoding uncharacterized protein LOC101315069; this encodes MAATVAVPSAIVLKVLTTNNYEDWSFRVRTYLLAKGLWKVVESAMEPSDGDEADFEAWSKNNAEALHAIHITCGEDIFPFIRGIDTAKAAWNTLEKKLKPAGLPKREDARSEHQSPMDGELQLKDLKPEPVVEGIISIDPPIVVEGCNNNASSTTNDLDRGSYQHFFDCVEYYWRGNNESEALEFLKQYPHPIRELRHPSSNFPALHFAASEGNLIIVKELVRLMTEEDLEEILDPSGRTAICCAIENLATLETVKLMIEKNKKLLSIVDPSTNMIPLVIAHGVKWYRVDVVKYLHSVTPLETLNAHQAAQIISQAFVLKRFDISWDLIQCYPSLGITKDLSGKYPLNRLAESMKWEHLFLSESGLNFWEQWIYDRIVIPPSPKIDDISTINVNDPENHKCNQRCLIHSVTSLFRRFFGGLLGISRIQRMKLVHAQVHEFLHCMCEVMKNKDVTQIQDDSLLRSAIFRAVEQGKAEFITHICSANPNIYRITNEQDMTLFQFAADCRQEKIYSLVYVYYYRDKIEIFRRRDKFDNNMLHIVGNFSSFAQTKVDNIRGAALQLQRERQWFKEVQSQAELESLEVINHTDQAPPRVVFTKYHRELMKEGEKSMKETATSCTVVGALVVTMMFAAAFTVPGGNNEDTGAPMFLKAKEFMVFIVSDAISLFSSTTSVMIFLGILTSRYKEDDFLKSLPTKMILGLFTLFLSIATMMITFSAALYIMLHGKLCIIIPVILLSSVPIASFVWMQFPFFVEIFVSTYGADIFDKKNLEKTWETILDC
- the LOC101314773 gene encoding ankyrin repeat-containing protein At2g01680-like, which produces MFQGSIMENFCKIFGISRIYEMKVNHFRVHEILVCMCKVLTREKKKELWEDNKQAEFVEAAMFQAAERGLVEFLTEILKVNPYLAQIKNKKGQNLFQVAVECRQAEVFNLIHGFNQDNRKACMSMKDGDDNNMLHMMGISSPSSQTNRIRGAALQMQNELQWFKELERMASPEDLEAENDTLDMTPREFFSKNHTELVKEGEKSMKDTATSCTVVGALIVTMMFAVAFTLPTPLKDNSTPPLLYRRAFRVFIIADAISLFTSTTSVVLFLGILTSRYAEDDFLSSLPRKMILGLLTLFLSVAAMVIVFASALFIILPSDTWIALPTTLLAGIPIASFIWMQFPFLVEIFYSTYIRRLFDKKVHVKLNVGKLVR